The proteins below come from a single Brevundimonas sp. LM2 genomic window:
- the selD gene encoding selenide, water dikinase SelD, which produces MTPEPRLTSLAHGGGCGCKLSPGILRDILAGTPQAAVFANLMVGNETADDAAVWRLNDAQALVATTDFFMPVVDDPFDFGRIAATNALSDVYAMGGRPIFALALVGMPVNVLSVETIGRILAGGASVCAAAGIPVAGGHSIDSVEPIYGLVALGLVHPDRVLTNAGARDGDVLILTKGLGVGILSAALKQERLDADGYATLIASTTQLNAVGADLAERGEVHAMTDVTGFGLLGHALELARGSGLSVEIEAGAVPLLNGVEGLARDGLRTGASGRNWASYGEGVTLPGGFEDWRRDLLTDPQTSGGLLVAVAPEGAEAVLTQIRAAGFDRAAVVGRVTAGAGVRVV; this is translated from the coding sequence ATGACCCCAGAACCCCGCCTGACCAGCCTCGCCCATGGTGGCGGATGCGGCTGCAAGCTGTCACCCGGCATCCTGCGCGACATCCTGGCCGGCACGCCCCAGGCGGCGGTGTTCGCCAACCTGATGGTCGGCAACGAGACCGCCGACGACGCGGCGGTCTGGCGGCTGAACGACGCCCAGGCTCTGGTGGCGACGACCGACTTCTTCATGCCGGTGGTGGACGATCCGTTCGACTTCGGCCGGATCGCGGCGACCAACGCCCTGTCCGACGTCTACGCCATGGGCGGGCGGCCGATCTTCGCCCTGGCCCTGGTCGGCATGCCGGTCAACGTGCTGTCGGTCGAGACCATCGGCCGGATCCTGGCGGGCGGGGCCAGCGTCTGCGCCGCGGCCGGCATCCCCGTGGCGGGCGGCCATTCGATCGACAGCGTCGAGCCGATCTATGGGCTGGTGGCCCTGGGGCTGGTGCATCCGGACCGGGTGCTGACCAATGCCGGGGCGCGGGACGGCGACGTCCTGATCCTGACCAAGGGGCTGGGGGTCGGCATCCTGAGCGCGGCGTTGAAGCAGGAACGGCTGGACGCCGACGGCTATGCGACCCTGATCGCCTCGACGACCCAGCTGAACGCGGTCGGGGCCGATCTGGCCGAGCGGGGTGAGGTCCATGCGATGACCGACGTCACCGGCTTCGGCCTGCTGGGCCATGCGCTGGAGCTGGCGCGGGGGTCCGGTCTGTCGGTCGAGATCGAGGCGGGGGCCGTGCCCCTGCTGAACGGGGTGGAGGGTCTGGCGCGCGACGGACTGCGCACCGGGGCCTCGGGCCGGAACTGGGCCAGCTATGGCGAGGGGGTGACCCTGCCCGGCGGGTTCGAGGATTGGCGCAGGGATCTGCTGACCGATCCCCAGACGTCCGGCGGGCTGCTGGTCGCGGTCGCGCCGGAGGGGGCCGAGGCGGTCCTGACCCAGATCCGGGCCGCGGGCTTCGACCGCGCGGCCGTCGTGGGCCGGGTCACGGCGGGCGCGGGCGTGAGGGTCGTTTGA
- a CDS encoding cysteine protease — protein sequence MALSRIATALGGLLLSQGGRRFAGRHAGKLALATLAYELWQNRQNGVTPTGKPRAGRTQGQAHPRKRWSGRPS from the coding sequence ATGGCCCTGTCCCGTATCGCCACCGCCCTGGGCGGCCTTCTGCTGTCGCAAGGCGGTCGTCGTTTCGCCGGACGCCACGCCGGCAAGCTGGCCCTGGCCACGCTCGCCTATGAGCTGTGGCAGAATCGCCAGAACGGCGTGACCCCGACCGGCAAGCCCCGCGCCGGCCGGACCCAGGGCCAGGCCCACCCGCGCAAGCGCTGGAGCGGCCGCCCCTCCTGA
- the mnmH gene encoding tRNA 2-selenouridine(34) synthase MnmH, producing the protein MIRRTTDLSAIARAGFDALIDVRSPAEFAEDHIPGAINLPVLDDAERAEVGTIYVQQSKFLARRIGAAKVARNIAAHLDGALKDRDGSFRPLVHCWRGGQRSGAMVSVMDQIGWPVTVLDGGYMTWRRTVQTALYAPDGPWRVVLLDGGTGSGKTALLERLVARGVQTLDLEGLAAHRGSLFGALADRPQPAQKLFESRLFVALEGLDPARPVVVEAESSRIGARTVPPALWAAMGRAEVIEVSAPVAARAAFSARVYADIAADPAALDAALSRLPKHHSKETIEGWKTLAREGAFKALAAALIADHYDPAYRRMSARRDRPVLGRVDMADVSDEALDRAAGAIAETLSQRERA; encoded by the coding sequence TTGATCCGTCGCACCACGGACCTGTCGGCGATCGCCCGGGCGGGGTTCGACGCCCTCATCGACGTGCGCAGCCCGGCCGAGTTCGCCGAGGATCATATCCCCGGGGCCATCAACCTGCCGGTGCTGGACGACGCCGAGCGGGCCGAGGTCGGGACGATCTATGTCCAGCAATCGAAATTCCTGGCGCGGAGGATCGGGGCGGCCAAGGTGGCGCGCAACATCGCGGCCCATCTGGACGGAGCCCTGAAGGACCGGGACGGCAGTTTCCGGCCGCTGGTCCACTGCTGGCGCGGGGGCCAGCGGTCGGGGGCGATGGTCTCCGTGATGGACCAGATCGGCTGGCCGGTGACCGTCCTGGACGGCGGCTACATGACCTGGCGGCGCACGGTGCAGACGGCCTTGTATGCCCCGGACGGCCCCTGGCGGGTGGTGCTGCTGGACGGGGGGACGGGGTCGGGCAAGACGGCGCTGCTGGAGCGGCTGGTGGCGCGGGGGGTGCAGACGCTCGATCTGGAGGGTCTGGCGGCGCATCGCGGTTCGCTGTTCGGGGCCCTGGCCGACCGACCCCAGCCGGCGCAGAAACTGTTCGAGAGCCGGCTGTTCGTCGCGCTGGAGGGGCTCGACCCCGCGCGGCCCGTGGTGGTCGAGGCCGAGTCCAGCCGCATCGGGGCGCGCACCGTGCCGCCCGCCCTGTGGGCCGCCATGGGCCGGGCCGAGGTGATCGAGGTCTCGGCCCCGGTCGCGGCCCGCGCGGCCTTCTCGGCCCGGGTCTATGCCGACATCGCCGCCGATCCCGCGGCGCTGGACGCCGCCCTGTCGCGCCTGCCGAAGCACCATTCGAAAGAGACGATCGAGGGCTGGAAGACGCTGGCGCGGGAGGGCGCGTTCAAGGCCCTGGCCGCCGCCCTGATCGCCGACCACTACGACCCCGCCTATCGCCGCATGTCGGCGCGACGCGACCGGCCTGTGCTGGGGCGGGTGGACATGGCGGACGTGTCGGATGAGGCGCTGGACCGGGCGGCGGGTGCCATCGCCGAGACCCTCTCCCAGAGGGAGAGGGCTTGA
- a CDS encoding type II toxin-antitoxin system VapC family toxin: MIVIDTSVALKWVLPEPGAELAKDALQLALIAPDVWRVEAANGIRRAVREGVGTQAEAREWLSILDDAPVQDVATTSVLRQGLDLAMALGHPVDDCLFLALAIDRDCRLLTSDDKFRRVVVEKSDLASRIVMLPDLFP, encoded by the coding sequence TTGATCGTTATCGATACCTCGGTCGCGCTCAAATGGGTGTTGCCAGAGCCGGGCGCCGAGCTGGCGAAGGACGCGCTGCAGCTGGCGCTGATCGCCCCCGACGTCTGGCGGGTTGAAGCTGCGAACGGTATCCGTCGTGCGGTTCGCGAAGGCGTCGGGACGCAAGCCGAGGCGCGGGAATGGCTTTCGATCCTCGACGACGCCCCTGTGCAGGACGTCGCCACCACGAGCGTGCTCAGACAGGGGCTCGACCTCGCCATGGCCCTGGGCCATCCGGTCGATGACTGCCTGTTCCTCGCTCTGGCGATCGACCGTGATTGCCGGTTGCTGACCTCGGACGACAAGTTCCGGCGGGTCGTCGTGGAGAAATCCGATCTGGCATCCCGGATCGTCATGTTGCCGGACCTGTTTCCATGA
- a CDS encoding glutathione S-transferase family protein has product MIVVHHLNNSRSQRVLWLLEEMGLAYEVKRYERDARTMLAPPELRAIHPLGKSPVIQDGDIVVAETGAIVEYLLETYPTAELRPQPGTAEGRRFTYWLHYAEGSAMTPLLLKLVFGALPTRSPGLLRPLVKAIATKAQTGFVDPQIATHTAYWEAELAQSGWFAGDSFSAADIMMSFPLEAGASRAPYGPDKPRLKAFLAAIHARPAYQRALARGGPYAYA; this is encoded by the coding sequence ATGATCGTCGTCCATCACCTGAACAACTCGCGCTCGCAGCGGGTCCTGTGGCTGCTGGAGGAGATGGGGCTGGCCTATGAGGTCAAACGCTACGAGCGCGACGCCCGAACCATGCTGGCGCCGCCTGAACTGCGCGCCATTCACCCCCTGGGCAAGTCGCCCGTCATCCAGGACGGCGACATCGTCGTGGCCGAGACCGGGGCGATCGTCGAATACCTGCTGGAGACCTACCCCACGGCGGAGCTGAGGCCCCAGCCGGGCACGGCCGAGGGCCGGCGCTTCACCTACTGGCTGCACTATGCGGAGGGGTCCGCCATGACGCCCCTGCTGCTGAAACTGGTGTTCGGGGCCCTGCCGACGCGGTCGCCGGGTCTGCTCCGCCCCCTGGTCAAGGCCATCGCCACCAAGGCCCAGACCGGTTTCGTCGACCCTCAGATCGCTACCCACACGGCCTATTGGGAGGCCGAACTGGCGCAGTCCGGCTGGTTCGCCGGGGACAGCTTCAGCGCCGCCGACATCATGATGAGCTTCCCGCTGGAGGCCGGGGCCAGCCGCGCGCCCTACGGTCCCGACAAGCCCCGCCTGAAGGCGTTTCTGGCCGCCATCCATGCGCGGCCCGCGTATCAGCGCGCCCTGGCGCGCGGTGGACCCTACGCCTACGCCTGA
- the greA gene encoding transcription elongation factor GreA has protein sequence MEKVPMTAEGYRTLDDQLKQLKSVERPSVIAAISEARDHGDLSENAEYHAAKERQGWIEGQIAEIEDKISRAQVIDVSKLSGDQVKFGATVTVVDEDTEDEGRYQIVGEHEADVKQGKISISSPIARAMISKAVGDTVEVNTPGGVKAYEILKVEWK, from the coding sequence ATGGAAAAAGTGCCGATGACGGCCGAGGGTTACCGCACCCTCGACGATCAGCTTAAGCAATTGAAGTCGGTGGAACGGCCCAGCGTGATCGCGGCCATTTCCGAGGCCCGCGACCACGGCGACCTGTCGGAAAACGCCGAATACCATGCCGCCAAGGAGCGTCAGGGCTGGATCGAGGGTCAGATCGCCGAGATCGAGGACAAGATCAGCCGCGCCCAGGTGATCGACGTCTCCAAGCTCAGCGGCGACCAGGTCAAGTTCGGCGCCACCGTCACCGTGGTCGACGAGGACACCGAGGACGAAGGCCGCTACCAGATCGTCGGCGAGCACGAGGCCGACGTGAAACAGGGCAAGATCTCGATCTCGTCCCCCATCGCCCGGGCCATGATCTCCAAGGCCGTGGGCGACACGGTCGAGGTCAACACCCCCGGCGGGGTCAAGGCCTACGAAATCCTCAAGGTCGAGTGGAAATAG